One Salmo salar chromosome ssa01, Ssal_v3.1, whole genome shotgun sequence DNA window includes the following coding sequences:
- the LOC106603227 gene encoding guanine nucleotide-binding protein G(I)/G(S)/G(O) subunit gamma-2, giving the protein MASNNTACIAQARKLVEQLKMEANIDRIKVSKAAADLMSYCEAHAKEDPLLSPVPASENPFREKKFFCVIL; this is encoded by the exons ATGGCGTCCAACAACACAGCATGCATCGCCCAGGCCAGGAAACTGGTAGAGCAGCTGAAGATGGAGGCCAACATCGACAGGATAAAG GTGTCCAAAGCAGCAGCAGACTTAATGTCATACTGCGAAGCCCATGCCAAAGAGGACCCCCTCCTGTCGCCAGTGCCCGCATCCGAAAACCCTTTTAGGGAGAAGAAGTTCTTCTGTGTCATCCTGTAA